A single Bacillus marinisedimentorum DNA region contains:
- the rpoE gene encoding DNA-directed RNA polymerase subunit delta, translating into MALSQYKDYEVEEMSMIEIAVEILTEERQSYDFQDLVLKIADVKGMTRQEVEQRIAQFYTDMNLDGRFVSLGDNHWGLSRWYPYDSDEDDLNATVKPKRKKKKRALYDDYEEGFDDEAEEDVESFDDDDDDILEEDEDLAFDDDDDEEEVDEELIEEDEYDLDDLDEDE; encoded by the coding sequence ATGGCATTGAGTCAATATAAGGACTATGAAGTTGAAGAAATGTCCATGATCGAAATTGCAGTGGAAATCCTGACCGAAGAACGTCAGTCGTATGATTTTCAGGATCTTGTGCTGAAAATTGCCGATGTAAAAGGAATGACAAGGCAGGAAGTGGAGCAGCGCATCGCCCAGTTCTACACAGACATGAATCTCGACGGCCGGTTTGTCAGCCTGGGTGATAATCACTGGGGTCTGAGCCGCTGGTATCCGTATGATTCGGATGAGGACGATTTGAACGCAACGGTCAAGCCGAAGCGGAAAAAGAAAAAGCGTGCCCTTTACGATGATTACGAAGAAGGTTTCGATGATGAAGCGGAAGAAGACGTCGAATCATTTGACGATGATGATGACGACATTCTTGAAGAGGATGAAGACCTGGCTTTTGACGATGATGATGACGAAGAAGAGGTTGACGAAGAACTGATCGAGGAAGATGAGTACGATCTTGACGATCTTGATGAAGACGAGTAA